From Denitrovibrio acetiphilus DSM 12809, the proteins below share one genomic window:
- a CDS encoding flagellar hook-basal body protein, with the protein MINGLYTATSGMAMQQRRMDIISSNLANLNTVGHKKEVGVFSEYIANASETPDDIIRNSDYNKMINSTVRLDDIKVNFQQGYLKETGNSMDMALTNPNAFFAVDTPYGVRFTRDGSFILNEQGELTTKDGFKVVSNMDSLQPVQMVEGAIVNEEGEMLLEGALVNNIEIAQFEDLSALQKTGRNLYVAVDALPDVAENPGLMTGYLEGSNVNPVEEMVKMIEASRGFETYSKIITTFDEIDSKAVNEVGIVS; encoded by the coding sequence ATGATCAACGGGTTATACACTGCCACAAGCGGTATGGCTATGCAGCAGAGGCGGATGGACATTATTTCATCAAATCTGGCAAACCTAAACACCGTGGGGCATAAGAAAGAGGTTGGAGTGTTTTCCGAATATATCGCAAATGCTTCTGAAACACCTGATGATATCATACGAAACAGTGATTATAACAAAATGATCAATTCCACCGTCCGGCTGGATGATATAAAAGTCAATTTCCAGCAGGGCTACCTGAAAGAGACTGGCAACAGCATGGATATGGCGCTCACTAATCCCAATGCCTTTTTCGCAGTGGATACCCCATATGGAGTGAGGTTTACCCGTGACGGTTCTTTTATATTAAATGAGCAGGGTGAGCTTACGACTAAAGACGGGTTTAAGGTTGTGAGCAATATGGACTCTCTTCAACCTGTGCAGATGGTCGAAGGAGCAATTGTTAATGAAGAGGGGGAGATGCTTCTTGAAGGCGCTCTTGTTAATAACATCGAGATTGCTCAGTTTGAAGATTTGTCGGCCTTGCAGAAAACAGGCAGAAACCTTTATGTCGCTGTGGACGCACTGCCGGATGTTGCAGAAAACCCCGGGCTTATGACAGGCTATCTGGAGGGGAGTAACGTTAACCCTGTGGAAGAGATGGTTAAGATGATCGAGGCATCCAGAGGTTTTGAAACTTACTCAAAGATTATAACAACTTTTGATGAAATAGACAGTAAAGCCGTCAACGAAGTCGGCATTGTGAGC
- a CDS encoding Fur family transcriptional regulator has protein sequence MDKCSTTELLKATKTKMTDARSKILNILLESETPLTANELHIAVSDSSSIDLATVYRALKVFVEKGLARALHIDGETIYYEKACEHNPLHAHFHCEVCGAVECLNPFGFDESSAFMKMAKDKEISSVELVIKGRCSKCV, from the coding sequence ATGGATAAATGCAGTACAACGGAGCTTTTAAAGGCTACTAAAACCAAGATGACAGATGCGAGGAGCAAAATCCTCAATATACTTCTGGAGAGCGAAACCCCGCTAACAGCAAATGAATTGCACATAGCTGTTTCTGACAGCTCATCTATAGACCTTGCGACAGTTTACAGAGCACTTAAGGTCTTCGTGGAAAAGGGACTTGCCCGTGCACTCCATATCGACGGTGAGACCATCTATTATGAAAAGGCCTGTGAGCACAACCCTCTTCACGCACACTTCCACTGCGAAGTATGCGGAGCTGTCGAGTGCCTGAACCCTTTCGGTTTTGATGAAAGTTCCGCCTTCATGAAAATGGCAAAAGATAAAGAAATATCAAGCGTTGAGCTTGTAATCAAAGGGAGATGCAGCAAATGCGTATAA